The stretch of DNA GGAGTACCGCCAGATCCGCGTCGCTGTACTGGCGGGTGCCACCCGCCGTGCGGTCCGGGGTGAGCAGGCCCTTGCGCTCATAGAGGCGGATATTCTGCTGCCCGGTGCCCACCAGGTGGGCCACCACGGAGATCGCGTAGAGTCCCATCTCCTGCGCACCTTCCGTCATGGTCCT from Arthrobacter sp. PAMC25564 encodes:
- a CDS encoding MerR family transcriptional regulator, which encodes MTEGAQEMGLYAISVVAHLVGTGQQNIRLYERKGLLTPDRTAGGTRQYSDADLAVLRRISELLDEGLNLAGVAKVLELEAANARLQAALERARGR